One Primulina eburnea isolate SZY01 chromosome 4, ASM2296580v1, whole genome shotgun sequence genomic window, AGTTGAATTCATCATAACACATTGAATGTCCTTTAGTTTTACATTATTACAAAGCAATTTTTTGCTGAAATTCAACTAAAATCAACTTCGTCCAAATACATGCATCACGTTAACGTACGTCCAAAACTTAACAAATTAAGCTAAAAACTCCAGCAAAAAGAAGACTTACATATcttgtatatataatattcaaaaaaacattaatatttatgCTAACAGTTCAATGACAGATCAAATCATATATGCATTAATATTACTCCTGCGCGACCCCTCGTTCGGAGGCTGTGCTTCCTGTTCCGGCGGTTGCAAAATAGTCGCATATATTTTTCACATATATACAATGTATGATCGGAGTATTCGTTCGGTATGAATGATAAGATAAattgactgataaaaatttaaaaatatagatgAATAATGTAAAATGAGAAGACATAGTTTTTCATATGATTTTAACTTAATAGGTAattttgtgcattttattttaatgacAAAAATACCCCACAATTCACTTTGTCCCTCACCTTGCACAGTCCTCTCCCTCCACACTCCTCTCTTTTTTgttcaatcaaatctccaaccttccattttcattttcttcgtAAACTCCACAGTTGAGTGGAGAAGCCCCACTGCTGCTACCCTCAAAACATTATCCATACgtacttttaacaacggttcgACAAAGTCGTTGCTAACAATAGCAATGATGTAAATAAAATGTTGCTACTATTTTCAACTGTTGATAATTTTAACACCGGTTTCAATACACTGTTGTTATTAGACACGTTTGAAAAAACTGTAGctacttttaacaacggtttgaCAAAGTTGACGCTAACAATAGCAATGATGTAAATAAACTATTGCTACTAGCCATAGTTTAAAGAAACGGTTGATAATTTTAACAACAGTTTGAAAAAAACCGTGGTTAAATTAAGCGGTGATTTATATAAGCCGTGGTTAATAGCCACGATTTAAATAAAAGTTCATTTAGTGTTAAAAAATTTCGAAAGAGGATATACATATATGCATGCTAATTTATAAGAACACAAACATTTTATCCTATCCAACGATATTCACTGTAATTACCTCAATCCGAAAATTTTTATGACACCATTATATTCGGACATATTTTTCTAATGACGTCTCCTTTCCCGGCTTATACGGGGGACTCGattatttgatattaaaattaaaaaatttcttctaaattCTTTTTATAACATCCTTAAATtcgcaaaataaaaatatgattgatcGAGAAATACACATTGAGTTATTATATTCACAAAAATTCACAGCTTTCGTCGCATGTTTATCGTTTTATTAGAGTTTCTAATTTAAAAGAATGAAGAACGAGTagggtctcttgtgagacggtctcatgaatctttatctgtgagacgggtcaatcctaccgatattcacaataaaaagtgatactctaagcataaaaagtaatattttttcatgaatgacccaaataagatattcatatcacaaaatacaactcgtgagaccgtctaacacaagtttttgccatgaaGAACAACTATAAAACCTAAATCGGCCACATCCCAAAAAATTgctcattattttattttattgggGTCATTTAACAGCAGACATTGGTTTTCATCAATTTTTAATCATATGATTGTTGTATTATAGCAACtcttataaaattaatttatatttttttaaattccttattttcttttcttttttaattcTTACCACACATATTTAATGAGAGAACTTTTAGTTTTATCAATGTACCAGTGTTTGGAGAAATAAATATTTAGTTTTTTTGTGGGCATCGGCACATTtgttctataatattttttttatgggcATCAACACAATAATGAGTAATTTTTTAAAGTTAATGTTTGAAtagcaattttttttatattttgcgTTCTTCtaaaaattattgaattatGAGAAAGGGGATTTATAGAAGAGAATTTTCTATTTGACAAAGttagttattatttttaaaatctttatgATATAGTGAATAGTATGTAATAATAAGACAAGCATATAAAAATATGTGGGCTTGATTTAGACCAAGCCCCACCACTCACCCACCACCCCCCCGCCCTTCCGCccccaaatttttttaatatatatgacCGGAGGCAGAGTCGAGCATTCAGACCATTGTTGGAACTTGGAGCAAGCCATTTTGTCAAAATCTTCATAAATGATGGATGTATGGCAAATCACAATGCTGTGTAATTTTTAAATGTTCCACAAAATGCTGGACCATCAGGTGTCAATTAACGTAACTAGCTTACTCAAGATTTAAAAGTAAACATACATCAAAAAGACATTAAGCTACGAGGCTTTAGCAATAGTTGATTGCTTCTTTGAATCCGGTTTTTTATCAGAATCTGCCGCCTTCCTCTTTTCCTTCCTCTCTCTCTTCTTCAATGCAGTCATTCGAGCTTTCAATATAGTTGCATAACTTGATTGAAAACGTAGGTGATCTTTCGGACCCACCTGTCATCCCGAATTTAAAACAAAACTGAGTCCATTCAAATATGTGCCATTATAAATCTTATATGCATACACGGGTGTAGTCTATCCAATTGCAACCgcctataaaaaaataaatttgtttcTGACAGAAGTCTGTCACAAACCTATCTGACTCGGAAATTTTTAGTATCAGAAGTGGGTAGTGAAAGAGATGGGGGGAGGGATGGGGGATTGAGGTCCTAAATTCAGAGATCCATAATGACATCCAATAACTGGAAAGCACAAATGCCGCCACACCTTACATTTGAAATAACATTTATTTGTTGCAAAGAAACTAGGAAGAAGCACCCTAAAACTCAGGCTAAGAAAAGATGGCCTGACACATCAAGTGCCGAAGCACTAAAATCATAtcctatttaaaaaaaaaagaaaaaaaaaaattggggtgTACCCAAGTTAGCATAGGATATTTCGCTCTCATAAATCTCCAATGACTGGCTTGTTTAAAACCATAATGTTTTTTTCCTTGTTAAAAAAGTGATAGATACATCAAAAGGATTGATCAGTCATCAGTTGTGAACTGGTGGAGGCAGAGGGAAGCTGTAGGGATGGGGTCACCATCCTCAATCTTAAATTTTTCTATGGAGCATACACTTAAAAGCTGCCACctaaatttttctatttttagtTTTGCCCCCCTTCCGGCTCTCTTCTGGCACTGCCACTACTTGCTTGTGCCTGGCTCAACACTGTTTACTTCACATGACTCGATCCTTTGATAGCCTTCACCAGATTGGCTAACAGATGGAAATGAAATGTAAAAGAAAAGGAGAGATAACTTGAACATACCATAGTGGAAATGGTCTTCTTTCCATTAGTTGCTCGAATAAGGCACTTATATTCAAGATTTTCTCCAGCAGTGTTAATCTTATTCCTAATAACCTTGGATTTTCCAGAAGCTGGATACACACGAAAGCACAAATAGGAGGTTGTCTCAATGTTAACAGAACAGCACGCATTGTGATATTGAAGTATATCAAGGTGTATACCATGAATGGACAGACACAAGGGGGAAAAACTCACAGTATTTCATTGTAACCCACACAGATCCCTTCTCCTCTGTTCGCTCAAACATGCTGGTAAGTTCATTTAGGAAGGGGTCGGGTTGTAATCGTGCCTAATCATagaagaataaataaataaagaataaattgaAAGCCATACACTTCAAGTAAAGAGTAATCTCATTTGCATGCTACGAAAAACCTCAAGTTCAACTCACCTATTTTCTCATGCAAACAGAAAATCCACGGCAATATAAAGCAGGAAACATTACTTAAAaaccaataaaaatatttccaCAACCAAACACTTGCTACtattttttcacaaaaaaaCGTATACTACTATTTTGCAAATTTGAGTTTTTTGGAATGCAAAATTATTATAAGGGTATTTAAAAGCGAGAAATAATCAATAAGGATATCTGggttaaaaaaaacatttctaGAGATTTTTAAGCAATTTTTCCTATCATGCATAGTACTTAGGTGTAGTGTCTACACGAAAGAGTTGGACAAGTCATGAAGGCATTTTTGCAGTACAATATGTTGatccaaataaataaaaattctaaaaaaacTTATAGTCAGTAAGCTATCTCAGTTTTCCATACATCCACATCGAGCATCCAAGTCACCTGCAAAGCTTAGTGCACAACCAAATCTAGAAATTAGAGCTCAAGATTCCGTTACAATGTGAATATATTAGGCTGATACCATCACTAGGGGTTTGTCATTCAATTCTGCTAATGTTACAATATAACTCATCGCAGCACTTTCAATTAAACTAAGTAATTTTCTGTGATGCATCTAATATATTATTCAAGAAGTATATAAATCAAAGCCAAATCCACAGGCAATAAATCAAGACATCAACTTCACATTTCTGAAGTTTTCTTTTTGCTTTTCTTCCCAGAAAATAACTATACATAAATCAACATACCACACTGGGTTCTCAACAAACTGTGGATTGGCATATATTTCCGAGGTTTTCGCTTAATAAACTAGCCATTTGAATCTTATTTCAGGCTTTTACAATCCACTGAAAAATGATGTAGTTGAGGAGATGACATGAGAAAGGGCTCTGACTTTCGATTCAATAAAAAAGCCATAAAACCGAAGTTTGAGTTGAATTGGGCAAAACGCAAGGAATGCGGATATGAAactttttttattatcattttgaGAGGTTACATCCATCATTCAACATTACAATCACTAATCaatcataataataaaatcaaTCTAACAAAATTACCAAATACAACAAACTGTTTTAGAAGCTCGTATAACATACAAGCGCTACAAACACAATATACTTCTAATAATATAATGTCATTGACGACATCAACGATATAATTGAGGCACTACCTTATCTTATTCACCATAATCCTCTTCCCTAAACAACCTATTATTGACCATGACTAACCTTATCTATAAGAATTCTTATTATTTGCTTTGGATTCTTGACTgccttaaaataaaattacctCGGACAGTTTTATCCATATGGGTATGATCCAAGACCAAACTCACACAGTTCCCTCCCCTGCATGGTCAAAT contains:
- the LOC140828814 gene encoding signal recognition particle 14 kDa protein: MASSQARLQPDPFLNELTSMFERTEEKGSVWVTMKYSSGKSKVIRNKINTAGENLEYKCLIRATNGKKTISTMVGPKDHLRFQSSYATILKARMTALKKRERKEKRKAADSDKKPDSKKQSTIAKAS